Genomic DNA from Macadamia integrifolia cultivar HAES 741 chromosome 6, SCU_Mint_v3, whole genome shotgun sequence:
AGTTGTGCATCAattaaaaaagggtaaaaaagccCTGTTTGGTTCCACGTGAGAAAAATTATCCTGCATCCAATGTGAAGAATTTCTAAGATTTGGCCACCTTATCTTTAACAGCTAATTTTTAAAGATGAATTATATCCGAGTCCCAACAAGTAGTATCCGAGGATGGAAAAATTCCTTCCGATATAACCTCAGTCCcatatgaaagaagaaattGTTGGCTTTTAAAGCGAGACAATTATCCCACATCGGATATGAGTAGCCTTAATATTGGGATATACTTTACGGACTCACAATTAACTTGATGCCATATTACCACATGCATATATAgttaccaatatatatatatatatatatatatacatacaataCTTAAAATGATTGTTTTGCCCTATCTTGCAAAATCTTCTCTAAAATACCAATCTTTCCCTAATTAAGCATGCATCATTTCCATCCTCAATAAGCATCTAGTTACTACTGGAACTTATTTTGTGAATGAGAAAATCAGCTTTGCTTTATTCGAGGTGACTCTTGTAGTCACACTATAATGTACGTTCTTTGTCATGCCTTGGTAGATTAAGAGAGACAATGGGGACTAAACTGGAATTGTAAGAagtatagaaaaaaataaatgagcCAATTTTTAGAAGTATAGCTTATAAAGGAAATTAATCATGTTCTCAATAGTGTCACCAAGATTGTGCTATATGGAAGGGTGAATTGATAATCTCCATTTTCTAAAACTTAGTTAACATTaaatagttttaatttttttgcaaATCGCACCTCCTTGAACCACCATCCTTTAACCTTTGCCGCGACTGAAATACTACTTTCACCTCTCACAAAAACCCCAAGGGTGTTTAATCTTCATTGAGGTTATGGAGGCTTTTCGTCCTCTTCCTTCGTACGAAGGAGGAAGGGTGGTGATGCAGCTTTGTCAGTCAACAATTAGTTAATTTCAAGAGATAGTAGTTCTTCCTCATAGGGCTATAAATCTGATATGTGATCAATATATGGTTTCTCCTTATTCCTTCCATACAATACATCCTGTATTGTTCCCATTTAATGATATAAATTGGCCGATTGAGATGCCAGGTGGttaaaattatttccaaaaatagcttttctttgtttgtatacctttttatttatatttatcttGCATATATCAATATAAAACAAATTAGGATATATCAAAATCCCATAAACtcattattttttagaaattcaatcaaatccaaataaatatgaaactTGGATGCATTTAAAGAATATCATCAAAACACCAATTGTGTGGACATAGTTATTTAATATTTCACAATTCATATCAATCTTCCATAGTAAAATATAtagaagtaatttttttttttttttttgtaatatagaagtaattttttttggtgttgaGGAATGGTCAGAACATCCCATAAAAAATGGCCCATTAAATGTCATAAAAAATTACCTATTAAAAGCTGCACGTGGATAATTCAAAACTCAGTTATTTAAGATGTCATGGTTTTTAGGTTCGCATCAACCTTCCATAGTAGAGTATATAGAAGTAGTTTTCTTGTGTATTAAGGAATGGTATGGATACATAGTCAAAATGACCCATTAaatgtttcataaaaaaaattagcccATTAATTTTGCTCATGGATAACTCAAAACtcaggctatgtttgattgtaaaagaaattaaagggaagggaagtgaaattttcatacttaaaaagcaaatatatataatcattacccatgtgaactttaacattaacttcaaatcattccaaatTTGgctataaaatttcactttactttgcatctaaaaccctttgctataatatgtaaaataaaaactatatgtttcacaaaaaaaaaaaaaaaaattacatgtaaaatatatcattactaaatatggttaaaaaaaattaagtagtttatacaatcatatgaaataatgattataaatattctttttctaaaatatgaaaaattcattttcatttcctttaaaTTCTTATTGCAATCAAACGGAGTCCTAGTTATTTAATATGTTACTGTCTATGAAAAATACTACCAACTCACATGGCCTCTATGTCTATCCACTTGGGAGGTAAGGAAACCCTTATGACATGACCGACGAAAACGTGACCCCTAAATAtatagaaataatttttttggttttcgaGGAATTGTAAGTACATCTAGTCGAAATGGCCCATTAAATGTTTCACAAAAGAATAGcccattaaaattttcatgtgaaTACCCAAAATTCAAGAAGTGCACTAGGTACCTTTTAAGGGCACGAGATCTCTTTACCTGGTTACGTGCCCTTACATTAGGAGGGTAGGGCCAATGAAATCACAGGAAATTTgaatgatttttccttttttttttttttttttttcttttaagaaaagACATTTGTGCGGTGGAGAAGTCTCAGACCAAAaccccagcccagcccagcccaacccaggGCCTACCTTTGTCCTTCCAAAAGGTAGCGTAAGCCACCAGAGCGACCTGGCAGTGGAAAACTAATACAAGATGCTAGTGTAGAAGTTCCACCCTACGCCTATAGTGCCCAGGCTGAGTCGCTAAGAGCCTTCTGCCTCCAACCAATGTGGCAGGCGGAAAGaggcggaaaaaaaaaagggggaaaacaaaacaaaccaatcaaaatcTCCCGATGTCAGTCGTTAGAAGTCGAAGAGATATGAAGCTAGGATTTACTGAGATCAATTAATCATCACcatcaactctctctctttctctctcatgagCCCCAACAAAACACAGGATCTCCTCCAgcaccacccccaccaccaccaccaccactactaccACCAAAACATGGAGCAACCGGAGGAATTGCAACATCCACCTCCGTCATCGCCACCTCTAGTTCAGCCACAAGAAcccttctctctcccttccatgCCCGAAATTGTGATTTTTCGagatgaggatgatgaagaagaagacgaagacaaGCGCGATGATTCACCAAGCCCTAGCTCCTCCGACGCAGACGACGTCCACCACCCTTCCACCACCACCGCCTCTTCTGCCACTGATGGTACCGTTCCCTCCAACATGCACCAGCGTGCACCGCTCTACATCAACCCCGAGCCTCATATCTCCTCTCAGTTTTACACCTTTAACAGTGACTCCCATGCTCTGATGGTTCAGTGCGTTCTAGAGCGCCGGCTTGCTACACCTGAGGAGATCCGCCGCGCCACCCCTAGGCCGGTCCTTAAGAGCTGGCGTTCTGTCTGGAAGGACCGGAACGAGGACACCGCCTACCTTACGGCTTGGAAGCGTATCCAAGACAAGCTCAACGCTCACATCGACGCTAACGGCCACGAGGTATTGTATTTCAAGAATAATTCCCAGCAGTATGTATCCCATGTTAATCAGTGGCAAGACATCGTCACGAGCTTCCATGGTGATGCCGATCTCAAGCACTTAGGGCTTAAGGAGACAATTGAGCGAATCAAACAAGTTTGGACCGTGGGTGCCAAATTCTATGGAATTCCCGAGTCCTTTATTAGGGTTTGTGTTGCATCCTGTCCCGTATGCTCCGACGCGTCGGGTTCCGCTCCCAGGACTAAACGCCGCAGATTTGAGTACACGGAGTCCTTCGATGTTCCTGCCAAGGAGGTTCCTCACCGTCTTCAGCAGCTGGCAGCGAAGCACAAAGTTGTCCTTTGTATTCGTCAGAAGTATATCAGGTACAAACCCTTCATGGCGGAGGTTAAGGATTATGCTTGTCATCGGGCTGGGGAGCCTGCGGCGAAGAAATCGAAGATTTTGAAGAGGGAGCCTTATGCGTCGAAACGATGCGGTTGTGGGTTCCGGATCAGAGCAATTGTTCCGATTGCTAACTATAATGAGAAGGACAAAACATTTGTGTATCAGGAAGAAGGGATGGCTGTGTTCAAGCTGTATGCTGTGCATTCTGGGCATGAACCAGGGCCGTTGGACGGGAACGCAAGGATCATACATAGGGTTGTTGGGCATAAAGGTGGATTCTTGATGGATCAGGATACTGTTTATGGGATGAATGAGGATACTGAGACAGACTCGTTTACCCTAATGGGTAAGGACGATGGTGATTTGCAGCTTTCAGTTTTGCACCAGCTTCAGGAGCTTAGGGCTGAAATTGGGCTGCTTGAAGGCAAAATTTTAAAAGTGCCGCAGGAGCTTTTGGGGCCATTTTCTAGAGAACTGTCAGATATTGTGAATAGGATTAGGAGTCTAGGGGAGGATGCATCTAGGCCGATCGGGTTACTGCATGAGAAGCAGCAGGCTGATGATGTTTTGGTGGCAGAGAATGAGCTTGCTCATTGGGGTAACCATCACCATGATCGGTTATATGGGGATGGCAAGGACACCGAGCTTATTGAGGAGGATGATGACAGTTTTGAGCGGACGCTTGGGGATGTTGCATCTTGGGATCGAATCAGGACAGACTGTAGGAGTAGGAAAGTGCTGATAAGTGATAACTGTAAATCTGATAAGTGGTTGAAAGATGCTTGTGGTGAT
This window encodes:
- the LOC122081512 gene encoding uncharacterized protein LOC122081512: MSPNKTQDLLQHHPHHHHHHYYHQNMEQPEELQHPPPSSPPLVQPQEPFSLPSMPEIVIFRDEDDEEEDEDKRDDSPSPSSSDADDVHHPSTTTASSATDGTVPSNMHQRAPLYINPEPHISSQFYTFNSDSHALMVQCVLERRLATPEEIRRATPRPVLKSWRSVWKDRNEDTAYLTAWKRIQDKLNAHIDANGHEVLYFKNNSQQYVSHVNQWQDIVTSFHGDADLKHLGLKETIERIKQVWTVGAKFYGIPESFIRVCVASCPVCSDASGSAPRTKRRRFEYTESFDVPAKEVPHRLQQLAAKHKVVLCIRQKYIRYKPFMAEVKDYACHRAGEPAAKKSKILKREPYASKRCGCGFRIRAIVPIANYNEKDKTFVYQEEGMAVFKLYAVHSGHEPGPLDGNARIIHRVVGHKGGFLMDQDTVYGMNEDTETDSFTLMGKDDGDLQLSVLHQLQELRAEIGLLEGKILKVPQELLGPFSRELSDIVNRIRSLGEDASRPIGLLHEKQQADDVLVAENELAHWGNHHHDRLYGDGKDTELIEEDDDSFERTLGDVASWDRIRTDCRSRKVLISDNCKSDKWLKDACGDFDEKSILDCEDSKLIKPMRHDSTVDVGLVGIQVDSFYPDNSKWFDSPCSLDPSTDCGDSGFRHEEIV